In Streptomyces sp. NBC_01717, one DNA window encodes the following:
- a CDS encoding flavin reductase family protein, which translates to MIINADELDVRSAYKLLIGSVTPRAIGWVSTLSPSGIANLAPISFFTVVSRKPPMVSLTIQPRSDGTTLKDTLVNIRETGEFVTNLVTLSHAHHMHRSAAEFDSSQDEFDEVGLAKGTCEVVQVPRVRDAPMGGSTPERSRPSAASLPSTPWPTTHSSHP; encoded by the coding sequence GTGATCATCAATGCCGACGAGCTGGATGTGAGGTCCGCGTACAAGCTCCTCATCGGGTCGGTCACGCCGCGCGCGATCGGCTGGGTGAGCACTCTGTCGCCATCCGGTATCGCCAACCTGGCGCCCATCTCGTTCTTCACCGTAGTGAGTCGAAAGCCCCCGATGGTGTCGCTGACCATTCAGCCCCGGTCGGACGGGACGACCCTCAAGGACACCCTCGTCAACATTCGGGAGACGGGTGAGTTCGTCACCAACCTGGTCACGCTCTCCCATGCCCACCACATGCATCGCAGTGCCGCCGAATTCGACAGCAGCCAGGATGAGTTCGACGAGGTGGGCCTCGCCAAAGGGACCTGCGAAGTAGTACAGGTGCCGCGCGTGCGGGACGCTCCGATGGGCGGATCGACACCGGAGCGATCCCGACCGTCGGCCGCCTCGCTGCCGAGTACACCCTGGCCGACAACGCATTCGTCACACCCCTGA
- a CDS encoding NPCBM/NEW2 domain-containing protein — protein MTVDNARRTVVEVTDFGADPTGRSDSAAGVAAAIVHAKSIHRPTTIHFAPGTYQIYPERTPKRELYVSNTIGADQPFKKKNIGILIEDMHDVVVDGGGSTIFDHGFQTVFAAIRSTNVRFTNFSQDWVAPKTVDITVAKAGVTNGRAYRVISVPRTYHYAVEGTSVRWSGERSPATGQPYWTGMNSFNYAQVHDPATNRTWRTSNPVFENVAKITDLGGNRLEIVYTNGTVPMDSGYVYAMRETTRDTPAALFWESSRVTVDHLRLGYLHGFGMVGQFSKDITIDSVVFKTNRSTGRVTSSFADHIQMSGVKGTVRITNCVFDNPQDDPINIHGTYLQVTAVEAKRKRLHLRYMHNETSGFPQFYPGDEIELVNKRTMLVVPGATATVVSVDGPTGTSVPAGADPETYLRTMIVALDRHLPDSVVDAPGDYTAENVSYTPSVEIKGNTFQAVPTRGILVTTRKPVRIENNHFDGMSMSSIYISSDARAWYESGPVRNVVIRGNVFDRPASPVISIDPTNQDFVAGQPVHRNVLVEDNDFNLTSSTVVSGRSVGALTFRGNRIQHYAHLRLTGPEQPLYIGATATVSTDAPPPSSTVPLFTFDGADNITLAGNTYANGFNKRVNTADMAASEVTVTGDGLALNADNTTSTPVTVSYTSSDPSVATVEGHGVVTGVRIGQAVVTARATIDGHRVRSNPVTVSVAPPPDPPTGQAWLSDLTFVSQTNGWGPVERDQSNGEQAVDDGGPVTIGTTAYTKGLGVHAASDVGFHLGKQCSRLTAAVGVDAEAAGRGSVVFEVWADGEQVWKSPLLTNTDPASPVDVDLAGATTLQLRVTDGGDGNQYDHADWADARLTC, from the coding sequence GTGACAGTCGACAACGCCAGACGCACCGTCGTCGAGGTCACGGACTTCGGCGCGGACCCCACTGGAAGGTCGGACTCGGCGGCCGGCGTCGCAGCCGCGATAGTGCATGCGAAGAGCATCCACCGTCCCACCACCATTCACTTCGCGCCCGGCACGTACCAGATCTATCCCGAGCGCACTCCCAAGCGGGAGCTCTACGTCAGCAACACGATCGGCGCCGACCAGCCGTTCAAGAAGAAGAACATCGGTATTCTCATCGAAGACATGCACGATGTCGTGGTCGACGGCGGCGGTTCGACGATCTTCGATCACGGGTTCCAGACCGTGTTCGCCGCGATCCGCTCGACCAACGTGCGGTTCACCAACTTCTCGCAGGACTGGGTGGCTCCCAAGACGGTCGACATCACGGTGGCCAAGGCCGGCGTCACGAACGGACGGGCCTACCGCGTCATCTCCGTACCCCGGACCTACCACTACGCAGTGGAGGGCACCTCGGTGCGGTGGTCCGGTGAGCGGAGCCCGGCGACTGGGCAGCCGTACTGGACGGGCATGAACTCCTTCAACTACGCGCAGGTTCACGATCCTGCGACCAACAGGACCTGGCGCACGTCGAACCCGGTCTTCGAGAACGTCGCCAAGATCACCGACCTGGGTGGTAACCGACTTGAGATCGTCTATACCAACGGCACCGTTCCAATGGACAGCGGATACGTCTACGCGATGCGCGAGACCACACGGGACACCCCCGCCGCCCTGTTCTGGGAGTCGTCCCGGGTCACCGTCGATCATTTGCGGCTCGGCTACCTCCACGGCTTCGGAATGGTCGGTCAGTTCAGCAAGGACATCACCATCGATTCGGTCGTGTTCAAGACCAATCGCAGCACCGGACGCGTGACGTCGAGCTTCGCCGACCACATCCAGATGTCCGGCGTCAAGGGCACCGTTCGCATCACCAACTGCGTCTTCGACAACCCGCAGGATGACCCCATCAACATCCATGGCACCTATCTCCAGGTGACCGCCGTGGAAGCGAAACGAAAGAGGCTGCACCTGCGGTACATGCACAACGAGACATCGGGCTTTCCGCAGTTCTACCCCGGCGACGAGATCGAACTCGTCAACAAGCGCACCATGCTGGTGGTGCCCGGCGCGACGGCCACCGTGGTCTCGGTGGACGGGCCCACCGGTACGAGCGTCCCTGCCGGCGCCGACCCGGAGACGTACCTGCGCACCATGATCGTGGCACTCGACCGGCACCTGCCCGATTCCGTCGTCGACGCCCCCGGCGACTACACCGCGGAGAATGTCAGCTACACGCCGTCCGTCGAGATCAAGGGCAATACCTTTCAGGCGGTCCCCACTCGAGGCATTCTCGTCACCACCCGCAAGCCCGTCCGGATCGAGAACAACCACTTTGACGGCATGAGCATGTCCAGTATCTACATCTCGTCCGACGCGCGCGCCTGGTACGAGTCCGGACCCGTGCGGAACGTCGTCATCCGGGGCAACGTCTTCGACCGCCCGGCGAGCCCGGTCATTTCCATCGACCCCACCAACCAGGACTTCGTCGCCGGACAGCCGGTACACCGCAACGTCCTCGTCGAGGACAACGACTTCAACCTCACCTCCTCGACGGTGGTCTCCGGCCGCAGCGTTGGTGCCCTGACCTTCCGCGGCAACAGGATCCAGCACTACGCCCACCTACGTCTCACCGGACCGGAACAACCTCTGTACATCGGGGCCACGGCAACTGTCTCCACGGACGCACCACCCCCGAGCAGCACCGTGCCGCTGTTCACTTTTGACGGCGCCGACAACATCACTCTCGCCGGCAACACCTACGCCAACGGCTTCAACAAGCGTGTCAACACCGCCGATATGGCCGCCTCCGAGGTCACCGTCACCGGTGACGGCCTGGCCTTGAACGCCGACAACACCACCAGTACACCCGTGACGGTCAGCTACACCAGTTCGGATCCCTCCGTCGCCACGGTCGAAGGCCATGGCGTGGTCACGGGGGTCCGCATCGGGCAGGCCGTGGTAACCGCCCGGGCCACGATCGACGGCCATCGCGTCCGTTCCAACCCTGTGACGGTGTCGGTGGCTCCCCCACCGGACCCGCCGACGGGGCAGGCGTGGCTGAGCGATCTGACCTTCGTCTCCCAGACCAACGGCTGGGGCCCCGTCGAACGCGACCAGAGCAACGGTGAGCAGGCCGTCGACGACGGTGGTCCCGTCACGATCGGCACCACTGCCTATACCAAGGGCCTCGGCGTGCACGCGGCCTCCGACGTCGGGTTCCACCTCGGCAAGCAGTGCTCCCGGCTCACTGCGGCCGTGGGCGTCGACGCCGAGGCCGCGGGGCGCGGCAGTGTGGTCTTCGAAGTCTGGGCGGACGGCGAGCAGGTCTGGAAGAGCCCTCTCCTGACCAACACCGACCCGGCGAGCCCCGTCGATGTCGACCTCGCCGGGGCGACCACGCTCCAACTACGCGTCACCGACGGCGGAGACGGCAACCAGTACGACCATGCCGACTGGGCGGACGCACGGCTCACCTGCTGA
- a CDS encoding TetR/AcrR family transcriptional regulator: protein MAHTPVNEIVAARRPRRADARRNYDALLLAAREAFAAHGADASLEDIARRAGVGIGTLYRNFPSRTELFEAVYADEVHALCRVADEVAAEPPWQALTTWLRRFVDYMATKRAIREAMDTQSAVFTSCRASMYEAGAPLLTRAQTAGEARTDMTFDDLIRMVAGITGATYPEPDQRDHILKIALDGVRTHRT, encoded by the coding sequence GTGGCGCACACCCCGGTGAACGAGATCGTCGCGGCCCGGCGCCCTCGCCGCGCCGACGCGCGACGCAATTACGACGCGCTGCTGCTCGCTGCCCGCGAGGCCTTCGCCGCACATGGCGCCGACGCCTCACTCGAGGACATCGCACGCCGCGCCGGCGTCGGCATCGGCACGCTGTACCGCAACTTCCCCTCCCGCACCGAACTCTTCGAAGCCGTCTACGCGGACGAGGTCCACGCACTGTGCCGGGTCGCCGACGAAGTCGCCGCAGAGCCCCCCTGGCAAGCACTCACCACATGGCTCCGCCGCTTCGTGGACTACATGGCCACCAAACGCGCGATCCGCGAGGCGATGGACACACAATCAGCCGTGTTCACCTCCTGCCGTGCCTCCATGTACGAAGCAGGCGCCCCCCTCCTCACCCGCGCCCAGACAGCCGGCGAGGCCCGCACCGACATGACCTTCGACGACCTCATCCGCATGGTCGCCGGAATCACCGGAGCCACCTACCCCGAACCCGACCAACGCGATCACATCCTCAAGATCGCCCTGGACGGCGTCCGCACGCACCGAACCTGA
- a CDS encoding PAS domain-containing protein yields MTVPHPELLAHMTIHAPDGIVIVDSEGLILFWNSGSERIFGWKENEALGQSLDLIIPERHRRPHWNGFHAAMAKGTTHYGASDLLTVPALKADGSSLSIEFSVCLLPDPQGGAGHVGAVIRDVTARRAQEKELRRRLADANVRATTV; encoded by the coding sequence ATGACAGTCCCGCACCCCGAACTGCTCGCGCACATGACCATCCACGCGCCCGACGGCATCGTCATCGTCGACAGCGAGGGGCTCATCCTGTTCTGGAACAGCGGCTCGGAGCGGATCTTCGGGTGGAAGGAGAACGAGGCGCTCGGACAGAGTCTCGACCTGATCATCCCCGAGCGGCACCGGCGCCCGCACTGGAACGGCTTCCACGCGGCGATGGCCAAGGGCACCACCCACTACGGCGCGAGCGACCTGCTGACCGTGCCCGCGCTCAAGGCCGACGGGTCGAGCCTGTCGATCGAGTTCAGCGTGTGCCTCCTACCGGATCCGCAGGGCGGCGCCGGACATGTCGGCGCGGTCATCCGTGATGTCACCGCGCGCCGCGCCCAGGAGAAGGAGTTGCGCCGCCGCCTCGCCGACGCGAACGTTCGCGCCACGACCGTGTGA
- a CDS encoding nuclear transport factor 2 family protein has product MDGAARATAIAGAQRPGGCPRVTPTRQAVDVREARGTRNVNVRHRPRRRTAGGSSRASSGFEENDSSDLVDLMSPDVIFHFPTSLPYGGTFRGPEGFRAFYQDLFDHYYEYFDYDAYAVLDAGSHVVVPVKARAKAKNGRTMENEHCLLFTVNDGLITEARLYADTAKGRDVIDGLEVFPSAAS; this is encoded by the coding sequence GTGGACGGCGCTGCGCGCGCTACAGCCATTGCCGGAGCCCAGCGCCCCGGCGGTTGCCCCCGCGTGACGCCGACCCGGCAGGCGGTTGATGTACGAGAGGCCCGCGGAACCCGGAACGTCAACGTGCGGCATCGGCCGAGAAGGAGGACAGCCGGCGGATCAAGCCGAGCCTCTTCGGGATTCGAGGAGAACGATTCGTCCGACCTGGTGGACCTGATGTCACCCGACGTAATTTTCCATTTCCCCACGTCCCTGCCCTATGGCGGAACATTCCGCGGCCCGGAAGGTTTTCGCGCCTTCTATCAGGACCTCTTCGATCATTACTACGAGTACTTCGACTATGACGCGTACGCGGTGCTCGATGCCGGGTCGCACGTGGTGGTTCCCGTCAAGGCCAGGGCGAAGGCGAAGAACGGCCGCACCATGGAGAACGAACACTGTCTGCTGTTCACCGTGAACGACGGGCTGATCACGGAGGCTCGGCTGTACGCGGACACTGCCAAGGGGCGTGATGTGATCGACGGCCTCGAGGTTTTCCCCTCGGCGGCCTCCTGA
- a CDS encoding alpha/beta hydrolase has protein sequence MVERKDVAFEADGGVTLRGLLFPPDGPGPHPAITMAHGYAAVRDHGLEPFARAFAEDGFVVLLHDHRTFGASDGEPRQDVDPWQQITDWRRAISYLESRPEVDADRIGLWGTSYAGGHAIVLGATDRRLRAVVSQVPTISGFEQGLRRIAPDAVAGIEESFAEDERAQFRGEAPHTQTIVSSDPAVPASYRSQEAIDFYLQPTPDGVWENQVTVRSTRAARMYEPGTWITRVSPTPLLMVVALNDTVTVTDLALTAYERALEPKRLRMIPGGHFDPYTAQFDQASTAALAWFREHLT, from the coding sequence ATGGTTGAGCGCAAGGACGTCGCGTTCGAAGCCGACGGCGGAGTCACGCTGCGCGGATTGCTCTTCCCGCCGGATGGGCCCGGTCCGCATCCGGCGATCACGATGGCCCATGGCTACGCGGCCGTCAGGGACCACGGCCTCGAGCCCTTCGCGCGAGCCTTCGCAGAGGACGGATTCGTCGTCCTGCTCCACGACCACCGCACCTTCGGAGCCAGCGACGGCGAGCCACGGCAGGACGTCGACCCCTGGCAGCAGATCACCGACTGGCGACGGGCCATCTCCTACCTGGAGAGCCGGCCCGAGGTCGACGCCGACCGGATCGGCCTGTGGGGCACCAGCTACGCCGGCGGCCACGCCATCGTGCTGGGCGCGACCGACCGCCGCCTGCGGGCCGTGGTCTCCCAGGTGCCGACGATCAGCGGGTTCGAGCAGGGGTTGCGCCGCATCGCACCGGACGCCGTCGCAGGCATCGAGGAGTCCTTCGCCGAGGACGAGCGGGCACAATTCCGCGGCGAGGCGCCGCACACCCAGACCATCGTGAGCAGCGACCCGGCGGTACCCGCCTCCTACCGGTCGCAGGAGGCCATCGACTTCTACCTGCAGCCCACGCCCGACGGCGTGTGGGAGAACCAGGTCACCGTCCGCTCCACCCGCGCGGCCCGCATGTACGAGCCCGGGACCTGGATCACACGGGTCTCCCCCACGCCGCTGCTCATGGTGGTCGCCCTCAACGACACGGTCACAGTGACCGATCTGGCGCTCACGGCCTACGAACGTGCGCTGGAACCGAAGCGACTGCGGATGATCCCGGGCGGCCACTTCGACCCGTACACCGCCCAGTTCGACCAGGCAAGCACCGCCGCCCTCGCCTGGTTCCGCGAGCACCTCACCTGA
- a CDS encoding MFS transporter, giving the protein MSVPSRRRSSHRTTFAVLAAGSGVFSLLQSLIAPALPTVQHAMHTSQTTVTWVMTAYLLSASVFTPILGRVGDLLGKKRTLVAALLTVLAGCLLAALAPNIGVLIVARVVQGMGGALFPLSFGIIRDEFDASRVGSAISNLSAVIAAGSGLGMVLAGPTVAALDYHWLFWLPVIVVAVTVVLAVRHIPESPRRAEGSVHWLGAGLLSAWLVALLLPLSQAGSWGWGSARVLGLLAAAVVLFALWLIAEARAAHPLIDLRIMRLPAVWTTNTVALLFGAGMFALWSFLPAFAQTPTVAGYGFGAGVTGAGLLMLPMLVAMFVSGVLSGRLAPVFSAKAQLVTGSALAAVAGGLLTVLHAQAWQVALAAGIFGLGIGLAFASMATLIVHSVPATQTGAATGMNANIRTIGGSLGAAITGLLVTARLQPTGLPQESGYTHGFALLTALCLAAALMALLIPSARTVLRRLEAGSPDGSRTARETAGAVAE; this is encoded by the coding sequence GTGTCCGTACCATCTCGCCGGCGGTCCTCGCACCGCACCACCTTCGCCGTCCTCGCGGCCGGCTCAGGGGTTTTTTCCCTCCTGCAGTCGCTGATCGCGCCCGCCCTGCCCACGGTCCAGCACGCGATGCACACCTCGCAGACGACGGTGACCTGGGTGATGACGGCTTACCTGCTGTCCGCCTCGGTCTTCACCCCGATCCTGGGCCGCGTCGGCGACCTGCTCGGCAAGAAGCGCACGCTGGTCGCCGCGCTGCTGACCGTACTGGCGGGCTGCCTGCTCGCCGCGCTCGCACCGAACATCGGCGTCCTGATCGTGGCGCGTGTCGTCCAGGGCATGGGCGGCGCCCTGTTCCCGCTCTCCTTCGGCATCATTCGTGACGAGTTCGACGCGTCGCGGGTCGGCTCCGCCATCAGCAACCTCTCCGCGGTCATCGCGGCCGGAAGCGGCCTCGGCATGGTCCTGGCGGGGCCCACCGTGGCAGCGCTCGACTACCACTGGCTGTTCTGGCTGCCGGTCATCGTCGTTGCTGTGACGGTCGTGCTCGCCGTCCGGCACATACCCGAATCGCCCCGGCGGGCCGAGGGCAGCGTCCACTGGCTCGGCGCCGGCCTGCTGTCGGCGTGGCTGGTGGCACTGCTGCTGCCGCTGAGCCAGGCGGGCTCCTGGGGATGGGGGTCGGCTCGGGTCCTGGGCCTGCTCGCCGCCGCCGTCGTCCTGTTCGCCCTGTGGCTGATCGCCGAGGCCCGGGCCGCGCATCCGTTGATCGACCTGCGGATCATGCGGCTGCCCGCGGTGTGGACGACCAACACCGTCGCACTGCTCTTCGGCGCGGGCATGTTCGCCCTGTGGTCGTTCTTGCCGGCCTTCGCACAGACCCCGACCGTCGCCGGGTACGGGTTCGGGGCGGGCGTCACCGGGGCCGGTCTGCTCATGCTGCCGATGCTGGTCGCGATGTTCGTCTCCGGGGTGCTCAGCGGCCGCCTCGCGCCGGTGTTCAGTGCCAAGGCCCAGCTCGTCACCGGCTCCGCGCTCGCAGCGGTGGCCGGTGGGCTGCTCACCGTCCTGCACGCGCAGGCCTGGCAGGTCGCTCTCGCCGCGGGCATCTTCGGTCTGGGCATCGGGCTGGCGTTCGCGTCGATGGCGACGCTCATCGTGCACAGCGTCCCGGCCACCCAGACCGGCGCGGCAACCGGCATGAACGCCAACATCCGCACGATCGGCGGCTCGCTGGGCGCCGCGATCACCGGCCTCCTGGTCACGGCCCGTCTCCAGCCGACGGGCCTGCCCCAGGAGTCCGGCTACACCCACGGCTTCGCTCTCCTGACGGCCCTCTGCCTCGCCGCCGCTCTGATGGCCCTGCTGATCCCGTCGGCCCGCACGGTGCTGCGGCGCCTGGAAGCCGGCTCCCCGGACGGCTCGCGCACGGCGCGGGAGACGGCGGGAGCGGTTGCCGAGTAG
- a CDS encoding alpha/beta fold hydrolase: MTLGYNIAGSGPTKVLWAHSWLAGHKAYDCMLPFLDTERFTWVFPDFRGYGRSRELTGDFSIPEMGRDLIHVADNLGWDEFHLVGHSMGGQAAQWVSGQPAARERLSSLALLCAVPSRAFPLDADGSKLFEAATDSLDARATVISAVTGGRLGTGFVRYVNELSRKTVDPATMWAYLRTWTQDDVSGEVQGYERPVLVLTGQYDVVLTTAAAEEQIVPQYTDVRSLVLDGAAHLAPMETPARTVAVIADHFLKEVETTSS, encoded by the coding sequence ATGACTCTGGGATACAACATTGCGGGCAGCGGACCGACCAAGGTCCTCTGGGCGCACTCCTGGCTGGCCGGCCACAAAGCCTATGACTGCATGCTTCCATTTCTCGACACCGAGCGGTTCACGTGGGTGTTTCCGGACTTCCGCGGATACGGGCGGTCCAGGGAGCTGACGGGAGACTTCTCGATCCCGGAGATGGGGAGGGATCTCATCCACGTCGCCGACAACCTGGGATGGGACGAGTTCCATCTTGTCGGGCACTCCATGGGCGGTCAGGCCGCGCAGTGGGTCTCCGGGCAGCCGGCAGCCCGGGAGCGCCTGAGCAGTCTTGCTCTGCTGTGTGCGGTTCCCAGCCGCGCCTTCCCACTCGATGCTGACGGCTCGAAGCTGTTCGAGGCGGCCACCGACAGCCTTGACGCCCGGGCCACGGTCATCTCCGCAGTGACCGGAGGACGACTGGGAACTGGATTTGTCCGCTACGTGAACGAGCTGTCCCGTAAGACGGTGGATCCCGCGACCATGTGGGCCTACCTTCGGACCTGGACCCAGGACGACGTATCCGGCGAGGTCCAGGGCTATGAGCGCCCCGTCCTCGTACTCACCGGCCAGTACGACGTCGTGCTGACGACTGCTGCGGCCGAGGAGCAGATCGTTCCCCAGTACACCGACGTGCGCAGCCTCGTCCTCGACGGCGCGGCCCACCTAGCCCCCATGGAAACCCCTGCCCGCACCGTCGCCGTGATCGCGGACCACTTCCTGAAGGAGGTCGAGACGACGAGCAGTTGA
- the frc gene encoding formyl-CoA transferase: MSEQPLAGLKVIDFTGVQAGPACTQMLAWFGADVIKVERINGGDVTRQQLRDIPDLDALYFTMLNSNKRSLAINTKTPEGKEVMEKLIRESDMLVENFAPGAMDRMGLGWDYIHELNPRLIFGSVKGFNDDSKWNDLKVYENVAQAAGGAASTTGFWDGPPTISGSALGDSNTGMHLMIGLLTAIIQRDQTGLGQKVSVSMQDAVLNLTRVKLRDQQRLEKVGYLEEYPQYPHDEFGEAVPRGGNAGGGGQPGWILKCKGWETDPNAYIYFTVQEQNWARTCEAIGHPEWKEDPEYTTARARQPHIMEIFGEIEKWLADKTKYEAVDILREWEVPCAPVLSMKELAEDPDMRKSGTIVEVEQKERGTYLTVGSPVKFSGFKPDIKGAPLLGEHTDEVLADLGYDADAIRKLHEGSVVA, from the coding sequence ATGAGTGAACAGCCGCTCGCAGGCCTCAAGGTGATCGACTTCACCGGGGTCCAGGCCGGTCCCGCCTGTACGCAGATGCTCGCCTGGTTCGGCGCCGACGTCATCAAGGTCGAGCGCATCAACGGCGGTGACGTGACCCGCCAGCAGCTCAGGGACATCCCGGACCTCGACGCCCTGTACTTCACCATGCTCAACTCCAACAAGCGCTCGCTGGCGATCAACACCAAGACGCCCGAGGGCAAGGAGGTCATGGAGAAGCTGATCCGCGAGTCGGACATGCTGGTCGAGAACTTCGCGCCCGGCGCCATGGACCGCATGGGTCTCGGCTGGGACTACATCCACGAGCTGAACCCGCGCCTCATCTTCGGCTCGGTCAAGGGCTTCAACGACGACTCGAAGTGGAACGACCTCAAGGTTTACGAGAACGTCGCCCAGGCCGCCGGCGGCGCCGCCTCCACCACCGGATTCTGGGACGGGCCGCCCACCATCTCCGGCTCCGCGCTGGGTGACTCCAACACCGGCATGCACCTCATGATCGGCCTGCTCACGGCGATCATCCAGCGCGACCAGACAGGGCTCGGCCAGAAGGTCTCGGTCTCCATGCAGGACGCCGTCCTCAACCTCACCCGCGTCAAGCTCCGCGACCAGCAGCGTCTGGAGAAGGTCGGCTACCTGGAGGAGTACCCGCAGTACCCGCACGACGAGTTCGGTGAGGCCGTGCCGCGCGGCGGCAACGCGGGCGGCGGCGGCCAGCCCGGCTGGATCCTCAAGTGCAAGGGCTGGGAGACCGACCCCAACGCGTACATCTACTTCACGGTCCAGGAACAGAACTGGGCCCGTACCTGCGAGGCCATCGGCCACCCGGAGTGGAAGGAGGACCCGGAGTACACCACCGCCCGGGCGCGCCAGCCGCACATCATGGAGATCTTCGGCGAGATCGAGAAGTGGCTCGCCGACAAGACGAAGTACGAGGCCGTCGACATCCTGCGCGAGTGGGAGGTGCCGTGCGCCCCGGTCCTGTCGATGAAGGAGCTCGCCGAGGACCCCGACATGCGCAAGAGCGGCACCATCGTCGAGGTGGAGCAGAAGGAGCGCGGCACGTACCTGACGGTGGGCAGCCCGGTGAAGTTCTCCGGGTTCAAGCCGGACATCAAGGGTGCGCCGTTGCTCGGCGAGCACACCGACGAGGTCCTCGCGGACCTGGGCTACGACGCGGACGCCATCCGTAAGCTGCACGAGGGTTCCGTCGTCGCCTGA
- the oxc gene encoding oxalyl-CoA decarboxylase: MTAPSPQETAANADAPAELTDGYHLVVDALKLNDVETIYGVVGIPITDLARLAQAEGIRYIGFRHESNAAHAAAAAGYLTKKPGIALTVSAPGFLNGLVGLANATTNCFPMVQISGSSERHLVDLKQGDYEEMDQLAAAQPFCKAAYRISRVEDVGRGIARALRTAVSGRPGGVYLDIPAAVLGSIMDKTEGAKTLSRLVDPAPRQLPAPTAVDRAIELLAGAERPLVVLGKGAAYAQADDRIREFVESTGIPYVPMSMAKGLLPDDHPQSVATARSLALRKADVVMLVGARLNWLLGHGEAPQWNPDAKFIQVDIEPRELDSNQPIAAPLVGDIESVLEALAERAKPGQISAPAAWREELAARSAQNVEKMAGRLAADPHPMQFMGALRAVRDVLHDNQHAYLVNEGANALDMARNVIDMHVPRHRLDVGTWGVMGIGMGYAIAAAVETGQPVIAVEGDSAFGFSGMELETICRYRLPVTTVIMNNGGVYRGNDVNPLDDAPSPTTLMLSARHDLMIEAFGGKGYRATTPAEVTAALTESLAAGGPALIDCAIDPGAGTESGHISHLNPKGITVGNIVPSKK, from the coding sequence ATGACCGCCCCCTCACCACAGGAGACAGCGGCGAACGCCGACGCACCGGCCGAGCTCACCGACGGGTATCACCTGGTCGTCGACGCTCTGAAGCTGAACGACGTCGAGACCATCTACGGCGTGGTCGGCATCCCGATCACGGATCTGGCCCGGCTCGCCCAGGCCGAGGGCATCCGCTACATCGGCTTCCGCCACGAGAGCAACGCGGCCCACGCCGCGGCCGCGGCCGGCTACCTCACCAAGAAGCCGGGCATCGCTCTCACGGTGTCCGCGCCGGGGTTCCTCAACGGCCTCGTCGGCCTGGCCAACGCCACGACCAACTGCTTCCCGATGGTGCAGATCTCGGGGTCCAGCGAGCGCCACCTCGTCGACCTCAAGCAGGGCGACTACGAGGAGATGGACCAGCTCGCCGCCGCGCAGCCGTTCTGCAAGGCCGCGTACCGCATCAGCCGGGTCGAGGACGTCGGCCGGGGGATCGCCCGTGCGCTGCGCACCGCCGTCTCCGGCCGGCCGGGAGGCGTCTACCTCGACATCCCGGCCGCCGTGCTCGGCTCCATCATGGACAAGACGGAGGGCGCCAAGACCCTCAGCCGGCTGGTCGACCCGGCCCCGCGCCAGCTGCCCGCGCCCACGGCGGTGGACCGTGCCATCGAACTCCTCGCCGGCGCCGAGCGGCCGCTGGTGGTGCTCGGCAAGGGCGCCGCCTACGCCCAGGCCGACGACAGGATCCGGGAGTTCGTCGAGTCGACCGGCATCCCGTACGTACCGATGTCGATGGCCAAGGGACTGCTGCCCGACGACCACCCGCAGTCGGTGGCGACCGCCCGGTCCCTCGCGCTGCGCAAGGCCGACGTCGTGATGCTCGTCGGAGCCCGCCTCAACTGGCTGCTGGGGCACGGCGAGGCGCCGCAGTGGAACCCCGACGCGAAGTTCATCCAGGTCGACATCGAGCCCAGGGAGCTGGACAGTAACCAGCCGATCGCGGCGCCGCTCGTCGGCGACATCGAATCCGTGCTCGAGGCGCTGGCCGAGCGCGCCAAGCCGGGTCAGATCTCCGCGCCCGCTGCATGGCGCGAGGAGCTCGCGGCGCGCTCCGCGCAGAACGTCGAGAAGATGGCCGGGCGTCTGGCGGCCGACCCGCACCCGATGCAGTTCATGGGCGCGCTGCGCGCCGTGCGCGACGTGCTGCACGACAACCAGCACGCGTACCTCGTCAACGAGGGTGCCAACGCCCTCGACATGGCGCGCAACGTCATAGACATGCACGTCCCGCGCCACCGCCTGGACGTCGGCACCTGGGGTGTGATGGGGATCGGCATGGGCTACGCGATCGCCGCCGCCGTGGAGACCGGCCAGCCAGTGATCGCCGTCGAGGGCGACAGCGCCTTCGGGTTCAGTGGCATGGAGCTGGAGACGATCTGCCGGTACCGGCTCCCCGTGACCACCGTGATCATGAACAACGGCGGTGTGTACCGCGGAAACGACGTCAACCCCCTCGACGACGCCCCGTCGCCCACGACCCTGATGCTGTCCGCCCGGCACGACCTCATGATCGAGGCGTTCGGCGGCAAGGGCTATCGCGCCACCACGCCCGCCGAGGTCACCGCGGCCCTCACCGAGTCGCTCGCCGCGGGCGGCCCAGCCCTGATCGACTGCGCCATCGACCCGGGCGCGGGCACGGAGAGCGGTCACATCTCGCACCTCAACCCCAAGGGCATCACCGTCGGCAACATCGTGCCGTCGAAGAAGTGA